A window of the Streptomyces luomodiensis genome harbors these coding sequences:
- a CDS encoding SDR family NAD(P)-dependent oxidoreductase, with amino-acid sequence MSKVIAVFGAGTGLGVSVARRFGREGFRVALVARRKDRLDALAEKLADEGIEATAFPADLSQPAGVPALVEAIRDRFDRIDVIEYGPISTSQSFTPAAALDAVTLEGLLPLLLLTPVEVVRAVLPEWTERGDGAFLLAEGYSAAQPMPHLSGLGPVMAATRNYLHSLHAELAGAGVYVGVLTIASLIARSEATAAAQAAFESAADGPHFPVVDPDDLAEHYWNMYTERDRVEQFHPASLTPRAAA; translated from the coding sequence ATGTCCAAAGTGATCGCCGTCTTCGGTGCCGGTACCGGTCTGGGCGTGTCGGTGGCCCGCCGCTTCGGGCGTGAGGGCTTCCGGGTCGCCCTGGTGGCCCGTCGCAAGGACCGGCTGGACGCCCTCGCCGAGAAGCTCGCCGACGAAGGCATCGAGGCGACCGCCTTCCCCGCCGACTTGTCCCAACCCGCCGGGGTGCCCGCCCTCGTCGAGGCGATCCGTGACCGCTTCGACAGGATCGACGTGATCGAGTACGGGCCGATCAGCACCAGCCAGAGCTTCACCCCGGCCGCCGCGCTGGACGCGGTCACCCTGGAGGGCCTGCTACCGCTGCTGCTGCTCACCCCGGTCGAGGTGGTCCGGGCCGTGCTGCCGGAGTGGACCGAGCGTGGCGACGGCGCCTTCCTGCTGGCCGAGGGTTACTCGGCGGCGCAGCCGATGCCCCACCTCAGCGGCCTGGGACCGGTGATGGCCGCCACCCGTAACTACCTGCACTCCCTCCACGCCGAGCTGGCCGGCGCGGGTGTCTACGTCGGCGTGCTGACCATCGCGTCCCTGATCGCCCGCAGTGAGGCGACCGCCGCGGCCCAGGCCGCCTTCGAATCGGCGGCCGACGGCCCGCACTTCCCGGTCGTCGACCCGGACGACCTTGCCGAGCACTACTGGAACATGTACACCGAGCGCGACCGCGTCGAGCAGTTCCACCCCGCGTCACTGACTCCACGGGCCGCTGCGTAG
- the tap gene encoding telomere-associated protein Tap, producing MSELFDAVDALVASRSPLPPAGERKRLRQAHGLTLDEVAAALKVRRATVSGWESSKKPTEPRGPEREAYARLLNKLAELYPAPATPREPTAAPAPAASPRTPAPAERAVSTGPAPEAAAMTAAHGNAQPAPAPPAAAAPRPARTARTSSTSRHPDVKKAAPAGPPAPVAARFENGPLAVVDVEDGQVLAYCPGGLILDVPAKSLPALVDWTLREARLGQPKLSGPGKDADPLLVLTEAALERYGLPVTLTEEERLAGRIPEGHKVIKQLSRAEWKLTKRGFGPWARVYRPAQGAERTCVQLCIPSWHALDSRHWGRAGQLPPPELARLLGVYASRVMTPRGSTAVTGLELMTALHPATRASEPDADGKRHSEHNPGSLGKDPVDCAPCEAPDGHPLLADLPRFHVRGPAEKLFEEAYDWARPMTDAECTRRHLVGIDVNMAFAAGANGLIVGLGAPTHVKAPVFDAKLPGSWLVDLSHVDLSRVKIAKDTWADLDGSLLPSPFTPKGERPDGPAWYATPTVAYAQELGYQVRPIEAWVRHDNGRYLDAWYNRLRDAYLATMADLGVDANLAPADFLTAMDGYQQRDPQLAMVVSAIKATVKGGLGKLRERPRGEGWRPGRPWRALARPTWRPDIRAAVISRTRINLHRKIVKHAAFTGQYPVAILSDCVVYATDGTTPLDFLPYRDGKPLPGGFKLGVNPGLVKWEGTQTVLWGEEVRDRFDAPELNLARYIKDGTVTDADNGE from the coding sequence ATGTCCGAGTTGTTCGACGCGGTCGACGCACTGGTCGCGTCCCGCTCGCCGCTGCCGCCGGCAGGGGAGCGCAAGCGGCTGCGCCAGGCGCACGGCCTGACGCTGGACGAAGTGGCCGCCGCCCTGAAGGTGCGCCGGGCGACGGTGTCCGGCTGGGAGTCCAGCAAGAAACCCACCGAGCCGCGCGGGCCGGAGCGTGAGGCATACGCACGGCTGCTGAACAAGCTCGCGGAACTCTACCCCGCGCCGGCGACGCCGCGGGAGCCGACGGCCGCGCCGGCGCCGGCCGCGTCCCCCCGCACGCCTGCCCCGGCGGAGCGGGCCGTGTCCACCGGCCCGGCCCCGGAGGCCGCGGCCATGACGGCAGCCCATGGAAACGCCCAGCCCGCCCCCGCTCCGCCCGCTGCCGCTGCGCCGCGTCCGGCGCGCACCGCCAGGACGTCGTCGACGTCGCGCCACCCGGATGTGAAGAAGGCGGCCCCGGCCGGCCCCCCGGCGCCGGTCGCCGCGCGGTTCGAGAACGGACCGCTCGCGGTCGTCGACGTCGAGGACGGCCAGGTGCTGGCGTACTGCCCCGGCGGCCTGATCCTGGACGTACCCGCCAAGTCTCTCCCGGCCCTGGTGGACTGGACGCTGCGCGAGGCGAGGCTCGGGCAGCCGAAGCTGTCCGGGCCGGGCAAGGACGCCGACCCGCTGCTCGTGCTCACCGAGGCCGCGCTGGAGCGCTACGGGCTGCCGGTCACCCTCACGGAGGAGGAGCGGCTCGCCGGGCGGATCCCGGAGGGGCACAAGGTCATCAAGCAGCTGAGCCGCGCCGAGTGGAAGCTCACGAAGCGCGGGTTCGGGCCGTGGGCGCGGGTCTACCGCCCCGCGCAGGGCGCGGAACGGACCTGCGTGCAGCTGTGCATCCCGTCCTGGCACGCGCTCGACTCCCGGCACTGGGGCCGCGCCGGCCAGCTTCCGCCGCCGGAACTCGCCCGGCTCCTGGGGGTGTACGCGTCCCGGGTGATGACGCCGCGCGGCTCCACCGCCGTCACCGGCCTGGAACTGATGACCGCGCTCCACCCGGCCACCCGCGCCTCCGAACCGGACGCCGACGGCAAGCGGCACTCCGAGCACAACCCCGGCTCGCTGGGCAAGGACCCGGTGGACTGCGCTCCGTGCGAGGCACCCGACGGGCATCCCCTGCTGGCGGACCTGCCGCGCTTCCACGTGCGCGGCCCGGCCGAGAAGCTGTTCGAGGAGGCGTACGACTGGGCACGGCCCATGACCGACGCCGAATGCACCAGACGGCACCTGGTGGGCATCGACGTGAACATGGCCTTCGCCGCCGGAGCGAACGGCCTGATCGTGGGCCTCGGCGCGCCGACGCACGTCAAGGCGCCGGTGTTCGACGCGAAGCTGCCCGGATCGTGGCTGGTCGACCTGTCCCATGTCGACCTGTCCCGGGTGAAGATCGCCAAGGACACGTGGGCGGATCTGGACGGCAGCCTGCTGCCGAGCCCGTTCACGCCGAAGGGCGAGCGCCCCGACGGCCCTGCCTGGTACGCGACACCCACCGTCGCCTACGCCCAGGAGCTGGGGTACCAGGTGCGCCCGATCGAGGCGTGGGTGCGCCACGACAACGGCCGCTACCTGGACGCCTGGTACAACCGGTTGCGCGATGCCTACCTGGCCACGATGGCCGACCTCGGCGTCGACGCGAACCTGGCGCCGGCGGACTTCCTGACGGCCATGGACGGCTACCAGCAGCGCGACCCGCAACTGGCGATGGTGGTCTCCGCGATCAAGGCGACGGTCAAGGGCGGCCTGGGCAAGCTGCGCGAGCGGCCCCGCGGCGAAGGCTGGCGGCCGGGCCGGCCGTGGCGGGCCCTCGCCCGTCCCACGTGGCGGCCGGACATCCGCGCGGCGGTCATCTCCCGCACCCGGATCAACCTGCATCGCAAGATCGTCAAGCATGCGGCGTTCACCGGTCAGTACCCGGTCGCGATCCTCTCCGACTGCGTCGTGTACGCGACCGACGGCACCACACCGCTGGACTTCCTGCCCTACCGGGACGGCAAGCCACTGCCGGGCGGCTTCAAGCTCGGGGTCAACCCCGGCCTGGTGAAGTGGGAGGGCACCCAGACCGTCCTGTGGGGCGAAGAAGTCCGCGACCGGTTCGACGCCCCCGAGCTCAACCTGGCCCGGTACATCAAGGACGGCACCGTCACCGACGCCGACAACGGGGAGTAG
- a CDS encoding TetR/AcrR family transcriptional regulator, with protein sequence MRADAQRNAEKLRAAAAELFKERGLKVPLKEIARRAGVSHGTLYNLFGTREALIDEVVTDLAADRLGEAAKHALSLEDAWEGFAYYVEKVCELQATDPAVADVVSGRYPRAERLMTLCDRAREAGSQVIERAQQAGSLRPDFTSEDLLLIFATNAPLARAAADAAPDAWRRGLAFVLDGLRTEATRGPLPVAPLTTAQVYDVMENLTGTP encoded by the coding sequence ATGCGGGCCGACGCTCAACGCAACGCGGAGAAACTGAGAGCAGCCGCCGCTGAGCTCTTCAAGGAGCGCGGCCTCAAGGTGCCCCTCAAAGAGATCGCCCGTCGGGCCGGCGTGAGCCACGGCACCCTCTACAACCTCTTCGGCACCCGCGAGGCGCTCATCGACGAGGTGGTCACCGACCTGGCCGCGGACCGCCTCGGCGAAGCCGCCAAGCACGCCCTGTCCCTCGAGGACGCCTGGGAGGGGTTCGCGTACTACGTCGAGAAGGTCTGCGAGCTCCAGGCCACCGACCCCGCGGTCGCCGACGTGGTCAGCGGACGCTACCCGCGCGCCGAGCGGCTCATGACACTCTGCGACCGGGCGCGGGAAGCCGGCTCACAAGTCATCGAGCGCGCCCAGCAGGCCGGTAGCCTCCGCCCCGACTTCACCAGCGAGGACCTCCTGCTCATCTTCGCCACCAACGCTCCGCTCGCCCGAGCGGCCGCGGACGCCGCGCCCGACGCCTGGCGCCGCGGACTCGCCTTCGTGCTCGACGGACTGCGCACGGAGGCCACGCGAGGACCGCTTCCCGTCGCCCCGCTGACCACGGCTCAGGTATACGACGTGATGGAAAACCTCACCGGTACGCCGTAG
- a CDS encoding helix-turn-helix transcriptional regulator, producing MNHPSARMLELLSLLAAGVPRPGADLAARLGVSPRTLRRDVERLRRLGYRVESARGTGGSYRLPAGQGVPPLLLSEEEAVATAVGLRHAAAAYGGDGPGPVDTALRKLEEALPARLRGRIEGLLAATEVPPGPGRADDLGTVERLATATHLRFHVRFRYAARDGGAGERRAEPHRLVLWAHRWYLLAWDEDRADWRTFRADRVAGLRVPGTTFSPRPVPEESAGLFPRPGEPKGAVLFLAPAGAVARRLSARAGTLEPTGPDRCRYLTGADDWDWLAGALASVGLPYRVEGPPELVRATRALAARAAAATPQDRT from the coding sequence ATGAATCACCCGAGCGCCCGGATGCTGGAGTTGCTGTCGTTGCTGGCCGCCGGGGTACCGCGCCCCGGGGCGGACCTCGCGGCCCGGCTCGGCGTCTCACCGCGCACGCTGCGCAGGGACGTGGAGCGGCTTCGGCGCCTGGGCTACCGGGTGGAGTCGGCGCGCGGCACCGGAGGCAGCTACCGGCTGCCCGCCGGGCAGGGAGTGCCGCCACTGCTGTTGTCCGAGGAGGAGGCGGTGGCCACGGCGGTGGGGCTGCGGCACGCCGCCGCGGCGTACGGAGGCGACGGGCCCGGTCCGGTCGACACCGCCCTGCGCAAGCTCGAGGAGGCGCTGCCGGCCCGGCTGCGCGGCCGGATCGAAGGGCTACTGGCGGCCACGGAGGTGCCGCCCGGACCGGGCCGGGCAGACGATCTCGGCACTGTGGAACGACTGGCCACCGCCACACACCTGCGCTTCCACGTGCGTTTCCGTTACGCCGCCCGTGACGGCGGCGCCGGCGAGCGCCGCGCGGAGCCGCACCGCTTGGTGCTCTGGGCGCACCGCTGGTACCTGCTGGCGTGGGACGAGGACCGCGCGGACTGGCGCACCTTCCGGGCGGACCGGGTCGCCGGTCTGCGGGTGCCGGGCACGACGTTCTCGCCGCGCCCGGTCCCCGAGGAGTCCGCCGGGCTCTTCCCCCGCCCGGGGGAGCCGAAGGGCGCGGTGCTGTTCCTGGCGCCGGCCGGCGCGGTCGCGCGGCGGCTGTCCGCTCGGGCGGGCACGCTGGAGCCGACCGGCCCGGACCGCTGCCGGTATCTCACCGGCGCGGACGACTGGGACTGGCTGGCGGGCGCCCTCGCCTCGGTGGGCCTGCCCTACCGCGTCGAAGGCCCTCCGGAACTGGTGCGTGCCACCCGGGCTCTGGCCGCGCGGGCCGCCGCGGCCACACCCCAGGACCGTACCTGA
- the tpg gene encoding telomere-protecting terminal protein Tpg, translated as MTMFGDGLDAAVHKAFTRPAPKSAGARMRYLVRQLKGTMPVAELLGVSQRTVERYVKDQIKKPRPQLAARLEREVKNRWQPQIRAKARQKAATTGGIVIDTRARLGYTAPIGSTDQDRIRHLTLALPPRYAARLFEAQEAGAGDQQLREIAAEALKEVYFQDNGRRAGQLEEVRFTDIEHLEFEL; from the coding sequence ATGACCATGTTCGGGGACGGCCTGGACGCCGCGGTGCACAAGGCGTTCACCCGCCCTGCGCCCAAGAGCGCGGGCGCGCGGATGCGGTACCTCGTCAGGCAGCTCAAGGGCACCATGCCGGTTGCCGAGCTGCTGGGGGTCTCCCAACGCACCGTCGAGCGGTACGTGAAGGACCAGATCAAAAAGCCCCGCCCGCAGCTCGCCGCGCGCCTGGAGCGGGAGGTGAAGAACAGGTGGCAGCCGCAGATCCGGGCCAAGGCCCGGCAGAAGGCAGCCACGACCGGCGGCATCGTCATCGACACCCGCGCCCGTCTCGGCTACACCGCACCCATCGGCTCCACGGACCAGGACCGCATCCGGCACCTGACCCTCGCCCTGCCACCCCGCTACGCCGCCCGCCTCTTCGAGGCCCAGGAGGCCGGCGCCGGCGACCAGCAGCTGCGGGAGATCGCCGCCGAAGCGCTCAAGGAGGTGTACTTCCAGGACAACGGCCGCCGCGCCGGCCAGCTGGAAGAGGTGCGCTTCACCGATATCGAGCACCTGGAATTCGAGCTGTAG
- a CDS encoding NmrA family NAD(P)-binding protein — protein sequence MTVVVTTPTGQVGSRVVRLLLQAGARPRVLLRDPARLKPDVRARVDARRGDLTDAGFVREAMAGATAAFLVDPTPHTVQDPVDTSRRTGAVMAAAVREGGVRRVVFISSVGAEMRHGAGHIDGLAAIEEQLDATGADVLHLRCGYFFTNLLAALDDLAAGRLTTSDGPDRTLPWVDPRDIGDIAAARLLNDTWHGRTVQGVHGPEHLSWRRVAEILTVALDRDIRLRVVSDDDIRHTLTAAGLPPRAVAGIVGMTAGTRTLTPEQPRDEDTTTPTTLASWAHAHLRPLLAAHRIESAPRPSTR from the coding sequence ATGACCGTCGTCGTCACCACGCCTACCGGCCAGGTCGGCTCGCGGGTGGTCCGGCTGCTGCTCCAGGCCGGCGCGCGGCCCCGCGTCCTGCTGCGCGACCCGGCGCGGCTGAAGCCGGACGTCCGGGCGCGGGTGGACGCCCGCCGTGGCGACCTCACCGATGCCGGCTTCGTCCGCGAAGCGATGGCGGGTGCCACTGCCGCCTTCCTGGTGGACCCGACACCGCACACCGTCCAGGACCCGGTGGACACATCCCGCCGCACCGGAGCCGTGATGGCCGCGGCCGTGCGGGAAGGCGGTGTGCGACGCGTGGTGTTCATCAGCAGTGTCGGCGCGGAAATGCGGCACGGCGCCGGCCACATCGACGGGCTGGCCGCCATCGAGGAACAACTCGACGCCACCGGCGCCGACGTGCTGCATCTGCGCTGCGGCTACTTCTTCACCAACCTGCTCGCCGCTCTCGACGACCTCGCCGCCGGCCGGCTGACCACCTCCGACGGCCCCGACCGGACCCTGCCATGGGTCGACCCCCGCGACATCGGCGACATCGCCGCGGCCCGGCTGCTGAACGACACCTGGCACGGCCGCACCGTCCAGGGTGTCCACGGCCCCGAGCACCTGTCGTGGCGGCGGGTCGCGGAGATCCTCACGGTGGCGCTCGACCGCGACATCCGGCTGCGGGTGGTGTCCGACGACGACATCCGTCACACGCTCACCGCGGCCGGCCTGCCACCGCGTGCGGTCGCCGGCATCGTCGGCATGACCGCGGGCACCCGTACCCTGACCCCCGAGCAGCCACGGGACGAGGACACCACCACGCCCACCACCTTGGCCAGTTGGGCCCACGCGCACCTGCGCCCCCTGCTCGCCGCGCACCGGATCGAGTCCGCGCCGAGGCCCAGCACGCGCTGA